In Methanonatronarchaeum thermophilum, a genomic segment contains:
- a CDS encoding transcriptional regulator TbsP domain-containing protein, with the protein MKCAETVESMSKYLKKQTVIDFQLLNRKFEGEKYRICNEKLIDVISIIILSAAKNEELFQDIINWGEENGVASPATFSRRKNFLIDLELIKENKIKEGVGRPKLKLKLNQQRFEKMFGKTFFKKNIKNNGDL; encoded by the coding sequence ATGAAGTGTGCTGAAACAGTTGAGAGTATGTCCAAATACTTGAAAAAACAAACCGTAATAGATTTCCAGCTTCTAAACCGGAAATTCGAAGGAGAAAAATACCGGATTTGCAATGAAAAACTAATCGACGTAATCTCAATCATCATACTCTCAGCAGCCAAAAACGAAGAACTGTTCCAAGACATCATCAACTGGGGTGAAGAAAACGGAGTAGCCTCACCAGCAACCTTCTCCAGAAGAAAAAACTTCCTCATAGATCTAGAGCTAATAAAAGAAAACAAAATAAAAGAAGGCGTCGGCCGACCAAAACTCAAACTAAAACTCAACCAACAACGATTCGAAAAAATGTTCGGAAAAACATTCTTCAAAAAAAATATAAAAAACAACGGAGACCTATAA
- the hxlA gene encoding 3-hexulose-6-phosphate synthase, with product METKLQVALDITELNTALEIAEQTVKGGVDWIEAGTPLIKSSGLKAVQQLKQKHPDKKIIADMKTMDTGSLEVEIASKKGADIISILGTAADQTIKDAVQKSNEYGTQIMTDLINTKNPVQRAKQLKNLGTDIILVHTGIDQQMAGANPLDTLKEITNNITNTQIAVAGGLNKQTAKQAAKTADIIIVGGAITRSSNIQKSTREIKKAIKNTKQTTKQTTKQKQTTKQKIQEITTCNLADALNRKGIIPIQQVSGEKTFGRALTVKTMNGDWSKPVQAIDKAQKGDIIVIDASKGNLAVWGELATKSAINNNINGVIINGGIRDIKEIKKLKYPAWATHTTPAAGEPKGNGEIGTEIQIGPTTIKTGDYILADQNGAIAIKKQKINYAINKAKLIKENEDRVRSQIQQGKTLSKAIELKKWENQQR from the coding sequence ATGGAAACAAAACTACAGGTAGCTCTAGACATAACCGAACTAAACACAGCACTAGAAATAGCCGAACAAACAGTAAAAGGAGGAGTAGACTGGATAGAAGCAGGAACACCATTAATAAAATCCTCTGGACTAAAAGCAGTACAACAACTAAAACAAAAACACCCAGACAAAAAAATCATCGCAGACATGAAAACAATGGACACAGGCAGCCTAGAAGTAGAGATCGCATCAAAAAAAGGAGCAGACATAATATCAATACTCGGTACAGCAGCAGACCAAACAATAAAAGACGCAGTACAAAAATCAAACGAATACGGAACCCAAATAATGACAGACCTAATAAACACAAAAAACCCAGTACAAAGAGCAAAACAACTAAAAAACCTAGGAACCGACATAATACTAGTCCACACAGGAATAGACCAACAAATGGCTGGAGCAAACCCACTAGACACACTAAAAGAAATCACAAACAACATAACAAACACACAGATAGCAGTAGCCGGAGGACTCAACAAACAAACAGCAAAACAAGCAGCCAAAACAGCAGACATAATAATAGTAGGAGGCGCAATAACCAGATCCAGCAACATACAAAAATCAACCAGAGAAATAAAAAAAGCAATAAAAAACACAAAACAAACCACAAAACAAACCACAAAACAAAAACAAACCACAAAACAAAAAATCCAAGAAATAACAACCTGCAACCTAGCAGACGCCCTAAACCGAAAAGGAATAATACCAATCCAACAAGTCAGTGGAGAAAAAACATTCGGAAGAGCACTAACAGTCAAAACAATGAACGGAGATTGGTCAAAACCAGTACAAGCAATAGACAAAGCACAAAAAGGAGACATAATAGTAATCGACGCATCAAAAGGAAACCTAGCAGTATGGGGAGAACTAGCAACAAAATCTGCAATAAACAACAACATAAACGGCGTTATAATAAACGGCGGAATACGAGACATAAAAGAAATAAAAAAACTAAAATACCCCGCATGGGCAACACATACAACACCAGCGGCCGGAGAACCCAAAGGCAACGGAGAAATAGGAACAGAAATACAAATCGGCCCCACAACAATAAAAACCGGAGACTACATACTCGCCGACCAAAACGGCGCAATAGCAATAAAAAAACAAAAAATAAACTACGCAATAAACAAAGCAAAACTAATAAAAGAAAACGAAGACAGAGTACGCAGCCAAATCCAACAAGGAAAAACACTATCAAAAGCAATAGAACTAAAAAAA
- a CDS encoding metal-dependent hydrolase, translated as MYQEGHIGLSLLFYAPIAYAYLYIGTAWYILLPATLTAITLSNLPDIDLKTTFLTHRGFTHTILFALIIGILTAFLFLGTISLFQTLPIEQRITTWLLGFLTGTTAITSHIFGDMLTPMGVKPLWPFTNKKITAKMFKAQNRLANTTFLMAGVFTFTSIIWLSI; from the coding sequence TTGTACCAAGAAGGACACATAGGACTCAGCCTACTATTCTACGCCCCAATAGCATATGCATACCTATACATAGGAACAGCATGGTACATACTACTACCAGCAACCCTCACAGCCATCACACTATCAAACCTCCCCGACATAGACCTAAAAACAACATTCCTAACCCACCGAGGCTTCACCCACACAATCCTCTTCGCACTCATAATCGGAATACTAACAGCATTCCTATTCCTCGGAACAATCTCACTATTCCAAACACTACCCATCGAACAAAGAATAACCACCTGGCTACTAGGATTCCTAACAGGCACCACAGCAATAACATCACACATATTCGGAGACATGCTAACACCAATGGGAGTAAAACCCCTATGGCCATTCACAAACAAAAAAATAACAGCAAAAATGTTCAAAGCCCAAAACAGACTAGCAAACACAACATTCCTAATGGCCGGAGTATTCACATTCACATCAATAATCTGGCTATCCATATAA
- a CDS encoding CBS domain-containing protein: MNLPSLGDIKRLRKKVGMTQSELADRAGVSQPLIARIESLDIDPRFSTFKKIYETLQEAEKERINAGDVMHSPVITVKCYQELKDAIEVMRDSDFSQIPVIDKHGVPIGSVCESTIINELDSTTPERIRDKKVEDVMGSCFPTVTPVTDLEVVLGMLEYTPAILVTEKGKLVGVITKHDIMKVAEEK, translated from the coding sequence ATGAACTTACCAAGCTTGGGAGACATAAAGAGACTCAGAAAAAAAGTTGGGATGACACAGAGCGAGCTTGCAGATCGAGCAGGTGTCTCCCAACCATTGATAGCCAGAATAGAATCACTCGATATAGACCCAAGATTCTCAACATTCAAAAAAATCTACGAAACACTACAGGAAGCGGAAAAAGAACGAATAAACGCAGGAGACGTGATGCACAGCCCAGTGATAACTGTAAAATGCTATCAAGAACTAAAAGACGCAATCGAAGTAATGAGAGACTCAGATTTCAGCCAAATACCCGTCATAGACAAACATGGAGTCCCAATCGGCAGCGTATGCGAATCAACAATAATAAACGAACTAGACTCCACAACACCGGAGAGAATACGGGACAAAAAAGTCGAAGACGTAATGGGCAGTTGCTTCCCCACAGTAACACCGGTAACCGACCTCGAAGTAGTGCTAGGAATGCTAGAGTACACCCCCGCAATCCTAGTCACAGAAAAAGGAAAACTGGTCGGAGTAATAACAAAACACGACATCATGAAAGTAGCTGAGGAAAAATAA
- a CDS encoding winged helix DNA-binding protein, which produces MKKELKKTLFKEVPVKILLTVYREGETYPTEVSYSLEGSYSHIIKTVSKLEEVGLLESKISGRRKVIKFTDRGEKVAELIAGMLEINENGYSTNEEKKVKEILNKIEEIYETQLKGKDGISQKKARNIGKRLGPYKRELGKLEGSTNTQLVEQARKRIDEIMELKNQLRE; this is translated from the coding sequence ATGAAAAAAGAACTAAAGAAAACCTTGTTCAAAGAGGTCCCGGTTAAAATTTTACTAACAGTTTATCGTGAAGGTGAGACATATCCAACCGAAGTTTCATACAGCCTTGAAGGCAGTTACTCCCATATCATCAAAACTGTATCCAAGTTGGAAGAGGTCGGTTTGTTGGAATCAAAAATCTCTGGCCGAAGAAAAGTAATTAAATTTACAGATCGAGGAGAAAAGGTCGCAGAACTAATAGCAGGAATGCTTGAAATCAATGAAAACGGATATTCAACCAATGAAGAAAAAAAAGTAAAGGAAATTTTAAACAAAATAGAAGAGATCTACGAAACACAACTAAAAGGAAAAGACGGTATCTCCCAAAAAAAAGCCCGCAACATCGGAAAAAGACTCGGACCCTATAAAAGAGAACTAGGCAAACTAGAAGGTTCAACCAATACCCAGCTCGTAGAGCAGGCAAGAAAAAGAATAGACGAAATCATGGAGTTAAAAAACCAACTACGTGAATAA